One window of Alphaproteobacteria bacterium genomic DNA carries:
- the rplF gene encoding 50S ribosomal protein L6, whose amino-acid sequence MSRVGKYPVAVPGGVDVQLGGANLTVKGKLGQLSLPIPDDVEAKFDQGKIWVKPRGETKRARMLWGTYRSLINNLIAGVSKGFTVNLEIQGVGYRASVQGKNLQLLLGYSHDVVFPIPEGITIKCDKPTSITISGADRQRVGQVAAEIRAMRGPEPYKGKGIRYEGEHVRRKEGKKK is encoded by the coding sequence ATGTCGCGCGTTGGAAAATACCCTGTCGCGGTGCCCGGTGGCGTCGACGTGCAGCTCGGCGGCGCCAACCTGACGGTCAAGGGCAAACTCGGGCAATTGAGCCTTCCCATCCCCGACGATGTCGAGGCCAAGTTCGACCAGGGCAAAATCTGGGTCAAGCCGCGGGGCGAGACCAAACGCGCGCGCATGTTGTGGGGCACTTACCGCAGCCTGATCAATAATTTGATCGCTGGTGTTTCGAAGGGCTTCACAGTCAATCTCGAGATTCAGGGCGTTGGGTACCGGGCCTCGGTGCAAGGCAAAAACCTCCAACTCCTGCTCGGCTACAGCCACGACGTGGTGTTTCCGATCCCCGAGGGGATCACGATCAAGTGCGACAAGCCAACGTCCATCACGATCAGCGGTGCCGATCGCCAGCGCGTCGGGCAGGTTGCGGCGGAGATTCGTGCCATGCGCGGTCCGGAGCCGTACAAAGGCAAAGGCATCCGCTACGAGGGTGAGCACGTCCGGCGCAAGGAAGGCAAAAAGAAGTAG